A stretch of Mustela nigripes isolate SB6536 chromosome 6, MUSNIG.SB6536, whole genome shotgun sequence DNA encodes these proteins:
- the LOC132020065 gene encoding small ribosomal subunit protein eS4-like: MARGPKKHLKRVAAPKHWMLDKLTGVFAPCPSTGPHKLRECLPLIIFLRNRLKYALTGDEVKKICMQRFIKIDGKVQTDITYPDGFMDVISIDKTRENFRLIYDTKGRFAIRWITLEEAKYKLCKVRKIFVGTKGIPHLVTHDARTIRYPDPLIKVNDTIQIDLETGKITDLVKFDTGNLCMVTGGANLGRTGVITNTERHPGSFDVVHVKDANGNSFATQLSNIFVIGKGNKPWISLPRGKGIRLTIAEERDKRLAGKQSSGQNGP, translated from the coding sequence ATGGCTCGTGGTCCCAAGAAACATCTGAAGCGTGTAGCAGCTCCAAAGCATTGGATGCTGGATAAACTGACTGGTGTGTTTGCTCCTTGCCCATCTACTGGTCCCCATAAGCTGAGAGAGTGTCTCCCTCTCATCATTTTCTTAAGGAACAGACTTAAGTATGCCCTAACAGGAGATGAAGTAAAGAAGATCTGTATGCAGCGTTTTATTAAGATTGATGGCAAGGTCCAAACTGATATAACATACCCTGATGGTTTTATGGATGTCATCAGCATTGACAAGACCAGAGAGAATTTCCGTCTGATCTATGATACCAAGGGTCGCTTTGCCATTCGTTGGATTACACTCGAGGAGGCCAAGTACAAGTTGTGCAAAGTAAGAAAGATCTTTGTGGGGACAAAAGGAATCCCCCATCTGGTGACTCATGATGCTCGCACCATCCGCTATCCTGATCCCCTCATCAAGGTCAATGACACCATTCAGATTGATTTGGAAACCGGAAAGATTACTGATCTCGTCAAGTTTGACACTGGTAATCTGTGTATGGTGACTGGGGGTGCTAACCTGGGAAGAACTGGTGTGATCACCAACACAGAGAGACACCCTGGTTCATTTGATGTGGTTCACGTGAAAGATGCCAATGGCAACAGCTTTGCCACCCAACTCTCCAACATTTTTGTTATTGGCAAAGGCAACAAACCATGGATTTCTCTTCCCCGTGGAAAGGGTATCCGCCTCACCATTGctgaagagagagacaagagactgGCAGGCAAACAGAGCAGCGGGCAGAATGGTCCCTAG